Proteins encoded together in one Amblyomma americanum isolate KBUSLIRL-KWMA chromosome 1, ASM5285725v1, whole genome shotgun sequence window:
- the Pfdn4 gene encoding prefoldin subunit 4 isoform X2, with protein sequence MASSLRRQPEGDVQVTSKDQEMINNFARQNARLEDATEEMKQLEKELRNLEDAADEILIVEDDIPIPYQLGEVFVNLDSEEAQQMLEQAKAQNKERTAVLEEETRTIKGIMAELKSQLYNKFGNNINLEPDDS encoded by the exons ATGGCATCCTCATTGCGGCGGCAGCCT GAGGGCGATGTGCAAGTCACTTCTAAGGACCAGGAGATGATCAACAATTTCGCGAGGCAAAACGCCAGGCTTGAAGATGCAACAGAAGAAATGAAACAGCTAGAG AAAGAGCTACGTAACTTGGAAGATGCTGCGGATGAAATCCTTATAGTTGAAGATGACATCCCTATAC CGTATCAGCTGGGGGAGGTATTTGTCAACCTGGACTCTGAGGAGGCGCAACAGATGCTAGAGCAAGCAAAAGCACAGAATAAGGAAAGGACCGCAGTTCTCGAAGAGGAGACCCGCACTATTAAAGGCATCATGGCTGAGCTGAAGTCGCAACTGTACAACAAGTTTGGAAACAACATCAACCTGGAGCCTGATGATAGCTAG
- the Pfdn4 gene encoding prefoldin subunit 4 isoform X1 — translation MASSLRRQPVSPEEGDVQVTSKDQEMINNFARQNARLEDATEEMKQLEKELRNLEDAADEILIVEDDIPIPYQLGEVFVNLDSEEAQQMLEQAKAQNKERTAVLEEETRTIKGIMAELKSQLYNKFGNNINLEPDDS, via the exons ATGGCATCCTCATTGCGGCGGCAGCCTGTGAGTCCTGAG GAGGGCGATGTGCAAGTCACTTCTAAGGACCAGGAGATGATCAACAATTTCGCGAGGCAAAACGCCAGGCTTGAAGATGCAACAGAAGAAATGAAACAGCTAGAG AAAGAGCTACGTAACTTGGAAGATGCTGCGGATGAAATCCTTATAGTTGAAGATGACATCCCTATAC CGTATCAGCTGGGGGAGGTATTTGTCAACCTGGACTCTGAGGAGGCGCAACAGATGCTAGAGCAAGCAAAAGCACAGAATAAGGAAAGGACCGCAGTTCTCGAAGAGGAGACCCGCACTATTAAAGGCATCATGGCTGAGCTGAAGTCGCAACTGTACAACAAGTTTGGAAACAACATCAACCTGGAGCCTGATGATAGCTAG
- the mRpS17 gene encoding mitochondrial ribosomal protein S17, with the protein MASAASPALFLGKCVTSAMKKTVRVVVTRFTLNKFLLAHYKERTEYEVLDANEECEPGDWVLIKELPERLSLKIAHKVEKIVFKNGNIIDPITGQKCIFTYFVKDVDRESEVFGLTPPYKAFPAAPEMKKISEK; encoded by the exons ATGGCATCAGCAgcatcacctgcactttttcTAGGGAAATGCGTCACGTCGGCAATGAAGAAAACTGTCCGGGTGGTTGTCACTCGGTTCACGTTAAACAAGTTTCTGTTGGCG CATTATAAGGAGAGGACGGAGTACGAAGTGCTGGACGCCAATGAGGAGTGCGAACCTGGTGACTGGGTCCTTATCAAA GAACTTCCAGAACGTCTCAGTCTGAAGATTGCTCACAAAGTGGAAAAGATCGTCTTCAAGAATGGCAACATCATTGACCCTATAACAGGCCAGAAGTGCATTTTCACATATTTTGTGAAAGACGTTGACCGGGAGAGTGAAGTCTTTGGATTGACTCCACCTTATAAGGCATTTCCCGCTGCTCCCGAGATGAAGAAAATATCGGAAAAATAG